A single window of Gambusia affinis linkage group LG18, SWU_Gaff_1.0, whole genome shotgun sequence DNA harbors:
- the LOC122820911 gene encoding uncharacterized protein LOC122820911, producing the protein MESEMDNLKLEIKGALFQLTSDQLIEICDFLGMSGTSKDNIAKSRNTLVSLISKYVESDELRQLEDEGMSALLSLLDMIKSVQTVVKNSTAEKENEEEEKLSRELEQLKLIIQQKETEMKMLANKNTKDIRTVVAQASPAHENNPPWRKEFKISGQIGDPGQKDRLTFSSLARQIDNGLSKGYPESEIVEAVIRAIVPGLQLRSYLEGKNDLSLPTLRRILRSHYQERSATELYKQLTTEVQSSRETAQNFVIRAMDLRQKILFASQEADSGLKYDPALVQSMFMHTVLTGLQSDNIKTDLQPHLSKSSTSDELLLEVLNVASANDKERQDKKRNTTQRSTGVHTVQSSDTNNERRHGGHQNVAAFPPDVLSDLKEIKADMVLLKDLKTEVAEIRESIYNKEDKTKLQPAVCRETEYGFPHHRAYATPQLSPWTTEGAAVHHQRGPLQEYQGTYAPRSIRETTQFQQRFAPQRYPVPRPRPRCPACQQQGENFCQHCYRCGSIEHFQAGCRGYQHTPSSAREHPLNEGRLPPRDRE; encoded by the coding sequence atggagtcaGAAATGGACAATTTAAAGCTTGAGATTAAAGGAGCCCTCTTCCAACTTACCAGTGACCAGCTGATCGAAATATGTGATTTCTTGGGAATGTCAGGAACAAGCAAAGACAATATTGCAAAAAGTCGTAATACTCTTGTTTCACTAATCAGCAAGTATGTTGAAAGTGACGAACTGAGACAATTAGAGGATGAAGGAATGTCAGCTTTGCTGAGTCTATTGGACATGATAAAATCAGTGCAGACAGTTGTCAAAAACAgcacagcagaaaaagaaaatgaggaagaggagaaattAAGCAGAGAACTCGAACAACTAAAACTCATAATTCaacagaaagaaactgaaatgaaaatgctggcaaataaaaatacaaaggaCATTCGAACCGTGGTTGCCCAGGCTTCCCCTGCCCATGAAAACAACCCCCCATGGAGAAAAGAATTTAAGATCTCAGGTCAAATCGGTGACCCTGGACAAAAAGACAGGTTAACATTTTCCAGTTTGGCCCGCCAAATAGACAATGGTCTTAGCAAAGGTTACCCTGAATCAGAGATAGTGGAAGCTGTCATTAGGGCAATAGTACCTGGCCTACAACTGCGCAGTTACTTAGAAGGAAAGAATGACCTGTCCCTTCCCACTCTTAGGAGAATCCTTCGTTCACATTATCAAGAGAGAAGCGCAACTGAGTTATATAAACAACTTACCACAGAAgtgcagagcagcagagagacagCACAGAATTTTGTGATCAGAGCAATGGACTTGCGCCAAAAAATATTGTTCGCTTCACAAGAGGCTGACTCTGGCCTCAAATACGATCCTGCATTAGTGCAAAGCATGTTCATGCACACGGTTCTCACTGGCCTTCAGAGTGATAACATAAAGACTGATCTCCAACCTCACTTGTCAAAATCAAGTACTTCAGATGAGCTGCTCCTGGAGGTTCTCAATGTTGCCTCTGCTAATGACAAAGAGAGACAGGATAAGAAGAGGAACACAACACAAAGGTCCACCGGTGTGCACACAGTTCAGTCTAGTGATACAAATAATGAAAGGAGACATGGGGGACACCAAAATGTTGCTGCATTTCCCCCAGATGTGCTGTCTGACCTGAAAGAAATCAAAGCAGACATGGTTTTGCTCAAAGATCTCAAAACTGAAGTTGCAGAAATCAGAGAATCCATCTACAATAAAGAAGATAAAACTAAATTGCAGCCGGCTGTATGTCGAGAAACAGAATATGGTTTTCCTCACCACAGGGCTTACGCTACTCCACAGCTTTCTCCCTGGACCACAGAGGGCGCAGCTGTTCATCATCAGAGAGGACCCCTGCAGGAGTATCAAGGAACTTATGCTCCGAGGTCAATTAGAGAAACGACTCAATTTCAACAGCGATTTGCACCACAAAGATACCCAGTGCCACGCCCCCGACCAAGGTGTCCTGCATGTCAGCAGCAGGGAGAAAATTTCTGCCAGCACTGCTACAGGTGTGGAAGCATTGAACATTTCCAGGCCGGATGTAGAGGATATCAACACACGCCCTCCAGTGCAAGAGAACACCCTTTAAACGAAGGAAGGTTGCCCCCAAGGGACAGGGAGTAA